A region of Cardinium endosymbiont of Sogatella furcifera DNA encodes the following proteins:
- a CDS encoding tyrosine-type recombinase/integrase, whose product MDHPSLLALFEAYLTAERRASLHTVMAYTTDVSQLIHYLSEQAPEKIATAVTGQDLRGWMMALAKGGLAHRSINRKMAALRAFYVFLAKKGLMVDRPTDALKSLKGKKRLPIFFQEKELLAVLNPYLFPVNFAGLRDRLILELLYGTGMRLAELVALCQTDINLEDGTVKVLGKRDKARIIPFPKPLIQLITAYISAKEKLGHPLTPQLIVTNTGQPTYPMFIYRIVKKYLAPATRASQHSPHIFRHTFATHLLDNGADLQAIKELLGHASLAATQVYTHNALTRLKEVFKKAHPRAEES is encoded by the coding sequence ATGGACCATCCATCACTCCTTGCGCTTTTTGAGGCCTATTTAACAGCAGAAAGGAGAGCGAGTCTGCATACCGTTATGGCTTATACAACGGACGTAAGCCAATTGATCCATTACCTCTCTGAACAGGCCCCTGAAAAAATAGCAACAGCGGTAACCGGACAGGATCTACGTGGATGGATGATGGCTTTGGCTAAAGGGGGCTTGGCCCATCGTTCTATCAATAGAAAAATGGCTGCGCTGCGTGCTTTTTATGTGTTTTTAGCGAAAAAAGGGCTGATGGTTGATCGCCCCACAGATGCATTGAAAAGTCTAAAAGGAAAAAAAAGGTTGCCCATCTTTTTTCAAGAAAAGGAACTGCTGGCTGTCCTAAACCCATATCTATTTCCGGTTAACTTTGCTGGCTTGCGTGATCGATTAATTTTGGAGCTACTATATGGAACAGGGATGCGCCTAGCTGAGCTGGTCGCGCTTTGCCAAACAGACATCAACCTGGAAGATGGAACGGTTAAGGTGTTGGGGAAACGTGATAAAGCACGTATAATTCCTTTTCCAAAACCATTGATTCAATTGATCACCGCTTATATAAGCGCAAAAGAAAAACTGGGCCATCCGCTTACCCCTCAACTCATCGTTACCAACACGGGCCAACCCACTTATCCTATGTTTATTTACCGAATCGTTAAGAAGTATTTGGCACCCGCTACACGTGCCAGTCAACACAGCCCACATATATTCCGCCATACCTTTGCCACGCATTTATTAGATAACGGAGCGGATTTACAGGCTATTAAAGAACTATTGGGTCATGCCAGCTTAGCTGCTACCCAAGTCTATACCCATAATGCTTTAACGAGATTAAAAGAAGTTTTCAAAAAAGCCCATCCTAGAGCAGAAGAAAGCTGA
- the rpsU gene encoding 30S ribosomal protein S21 — MIVVEVKDNEGVDKALKRFKKKVERVGVLKEARQRMAYMKPTVSRKAKKLKAMHKYRILGNNG; from the coding sequence ATGATTGTTGTAGAAGTAAAAGACAACGAAGGTGTAGATAAAGCACTCAAAAGATTTAAAAAGAAAGTGGAGCGTGTGGGTGTACTAAAAGAGGCTAGACAACGTATGGCGTATATGAAACCCACCGTAAGCAGAAAAGCTAAAAAGTTAAAGGCGATGCATAAGTATCGAATACTAGGCAACAATGGGTAA
- the lnt gene encoding apolipoprotein N-acyltransferase: protein MYSHLDTTSFALWATRITTKLASFSKRYVCLLIALSSSLFYLSWCSAWLGGLLCVAIVPMLGIMKLSTITPKKTRFCLSSILLTLFLWNTIALWWIYNAACLEGFFFAACGNTLFLFFPWCFYYYMRKWGGLYIGYLGLITSWLTLEHAHLSWECWELTFPWLNLGNGLAALPKWIQWYEYTGILGGSLWVLVLNILVYHLLFEQAHPALRKGFLAWLLLPLSISFIIYYTYQEKGSDVEAVVVQPNFDNYTEKDCTSPYFVPYKGQIDRLLTLSKEQLTPATSLVVWPESAIAKDLEEAWVRDYLLMQPIYQFLEAHAALHLITGASSFRMYGPTKATKTAQLKQRDYVDYFNSVLHLKTGRPTDIYHKVKRLPGGEFIPYFYILPESVHNWVKQMIHDIGGGLTPCLAKGDGAKTFSIHPQLKVAPIICYELLYGAFVGSSVQKGANLFAVVTNDGWWGNTPIYQQFFQYSRLVAIAHRRSVMRAANTGISGFINQRGETIAATNRLEIAARRAVVQANHQMTFYSLYGDYIGYIASWACLLLFCIAYMRRRQRKRKPRCSANPTNGPTAH, encoded by the coding sequence ATGTATAGTCATCTGGATACCACTTCGTTTGCTTTATGGGCCACACGTATTACCACCAAACTTGCTTCATTTTCCAAACGGTATGTATGCCTTTTAATCGCCTTGAGCAGTAGCTTGTTTTACCTATCCTGGTGCTCTGCTTGGTTGGGCGGCTTGTTGTGCGTAGCTATTGTGCCTATGCTGGGTATCATGAAACTAAGCACGATAACACCTAAAAAAACCCGCTTTTGCCTCTCTTCTATTCTATTGACGCTGTTTCTTTGGAATACAATAGCGCTCTGGTGGATTTATAATGCTGCTTGTCTTGAAGGATTTTTCTTTGCAGCATGCGGTAATACGTTGTTCCTTTTTTTTCCTTGGTGTTTTTATTACTACATGCGCAAATGGGGTGGCCTATATATAGGCTATCTAGGCCTGATCACCAGTTGGTTAACGCTAGAACATGCCCATCTCTCCTGGGAATGTTGGGAACTGACCTTTCCTTGGCTAAACTTAGGCAACGGACTGGCCGCACTGCCAAAATGGATTCAGTGGTACGAATATACAGGGATACTTGGCGGATCCCTTTGGGTTCTAGTGCTGAATATCCTGGTTTACCATTTGCTATTTGAACAAGCCCATCCTGCACTACGCAAGGGATTTTTGGCTTGGTTGCTACTACCCCTATCTATAAGTTTCATCATCTATTACACCTATCAAGAAAAAGGTAGCGATGTAGAGGCAGTAGTGGTACAACCTAATTTTGATAACTATACTGAAAAAGATTGCACCTCTCCATATTTCGTGCCTTATAAAGGTCAAATAGATCGGCTATTGACCCTTTCTAAAGAGCAGCTTACTCCAGCAACTTCTTTAGTAGTTTGGCCCGAATCGGCCATTGCTAAGGATTTAGAAGAAGCATGGGTGCGTGACTATCTATTGATGCAGCCTATATATCAATTTCTAGAAGCGCATGCTGCCTTGCACCTGATAACTGGGGCTAGTTCTTTTCGTATGTATGGCCCAACTAAGGCTACAAAAACTGCTCAACTCAAGCAACGGGACTATGTTGACTATTTCAATAGTGTATTGCATTTAAAGACTGGACGCCCAACGGATATATACCACAAGGTAAAAAGATTACCCGGTGGAGAATTTATCCCCTATTTTTATATTTTACCAGAAAGCGTACACAACTGGGTCAAGCAAATGATTCATGATATTGGCGGGGGGCTAACGCCTTGCCTTGCTAAGGGAGATGGCGCTAAAACTTTTTCCATCCATCCTCAACTCAAGGTTGCACCGATTATCTGTTATGAGTTGTTATATGGTGCTTTTGTAGGTAGTAGTGTGCAAAAAGGGGCCAATCTTTTTGCAGTAGTAACCAATGATGGGTGGTGGGGTAATACCCCTATCTACCAACAGTTCTTTCAATATAGTCGTTTAGTAGCAATCGCCCATCGAAGGAGTGTGATGCGTGCAGCCAATACCGGTATTTCTGGCTTCATCAATCAACGGGGGGAAACAATCGCTGCTACCAACCGGTTAGAAATAGCGGCTAGGCGCGCAGTAGTACAGGCCAACCATCAAATGACTTTTTATAGCCTATATGGGGATTACATTGGTTATATTGCTTCATGGGCTTGTTTGCTATTGTTTTGCATCGCCTATATGAGACGACGGCAGCGTAAAAGAAAACCACGCTGCAGCGCCAACCCAACCAACGGACCGACCGCGCACTAA